A window from Leptospira meyeri encodes these proteins:
- a CDS encoding glycosyl hydrolase family 18 protein gives MSEKENPSTQKHPLSNAAKYTLLFASWVFLSAISFYLGMNLIQNDGSALVLKDTAKVGNANPSVVEASTPSLGTPSEMETKETGENQMAPKDSSESVELPGFVPDENVSFRSSAWSTDWTAMKKTVHLYNEIHPFIYTMKGGLSNNGELISSWSSSSRKERVAELRALNPKVKIIPTIFRWENPKEKIQENIGMGGRNDIRDHHIQVIVNEIMTYGYDGIDIDYEGMSCDKKEKFEEFFVLLAREVHKKGKLISVAVHPKTPAEKSKKKELNCRGLSKPIALDFRENWRGPTTHDYAFLAKHADRVKIMAYELHPRKYHNPGPGPQAPNVWLKDIITYAKKRVPTHKLYMAIPTYGYDWALNCKASAKAIYHSDAQRIKAGTHKNRQPTDINRILNEENKVANWKNLSKFSDIHKNRAYEDPSLWYTSGGCDRVAFYMNRRAFEEKMTLLRKYDLGGFSFWQLVTDNDPEINVYLSKLVQGQLPPVEKAKEEEEPKEETTLPDNDSKETLKISDSKSKTKTKKF, from the coding sequence ATGTCCGAAAAAGAAAACCCATCCACACAGAAACATCCGCTGTCCAATGCAGCTAAATATACGCTCTTATTTGCCTCTTGGGTATTTCTTTCTGCAATCTCCTTTTATTTAGGAATGAATTTGATCCAAAATGATGGATCAGCTCTGGTCTTAAAAGACACTGCGAAAGTGGGAAATGCCAATCCCAGTGTTGTGGAAGCATCCACCCCTTCTCTCGGAACCCCCTCTGAGATGGAAACCAAAGAAACTGGAGAAAACCAAATGGCTCCTAAGGACTCAAGTGAGTCAGTGGAACTTCCGGGGTTTGTTCCAGATGAGAATGTAAGTTTCCGATCCTCTGCTTGGTCAACAGATTGGACCGCCATGAAAAAAACGGTCCATCTTTACAATGAAATCCATCCGTTTATTTATACCATGAAAGGTGGGCTTTCCAATAATGGGGAACTGATTTCTAGTTGGTCGAGTTCTTCCAGGAAAGAGAGAGTGGCAGAACTTCGTGCACTCAATCCTAAAGTGAAAATCATTCCCACCATCTTTCGTTGGGAAAATCCAAAAGAAAAAATCCAAGAAAACATTGGAATGGGCGGAAGAAACGATATTCGTGACCACCACATCCAGGTCATCGTCAACGAGATTATGACTTATGGTTATGATGGGATTGATATCGATTACGAAGGAATGTCTTGTGATAAAAAAGAAAAGTTCGAAGAGTTCTTTGTTCTTTTGGCTCGTGAAGTTCATAAAAAAGGAAAACTCATTTCAGTAGCCGTTCATCCTAAAACTCCCGCCGAAAAGAGCAAAAAGAAAGAACTGAATTGCCGTGGTCTTTCCAAACCAATCGCTCTTGATTTCCGAGAAAATTGGAGAGGACCAACCACTCATGACTATGCTTTTCTTGCCAAACATGCAGACCGCGTCAAAATTATGGCTTATGAACTGCATCCAAGAAAATACCACAACCCAGGGCCTGGTCCCCAAGCTCCCAATGTATGGTTAAAAGACATCATTACTTATGCCAAAAAAAGAGTGCCAACCCATAAACTTTATATGGCGATTCCAACATACGGATATGACTGGGCTCTCAATTGTAAGGCCTCTGCCAAAGCTATCTATCATTCCGATGCACAAAGAATCAAAGCGGGAACTCATAAGAATCGTCAACCGACAGATATCAATCGTATCTTAAACGAAGAGAACAAAGTGGCAAATTGGAAAAACTTATCAAAGTTTTCTGACATCCATAAAAACCGTGCGTATGAAGATCCTTCTCTTTGGTATACCAGTGGTGGATGTGATCGTGTTGCGTTTTATATGAACCGTAGGGCTTTTGAAGAGAAAATGACTCTCCTTCGTAAATACGATTTAGGTGGTTTTTCTTTTTGGCAACTTGTGACAGACAATGATCCAGAAATCAATGTGTATTTAAGTAAACTGGTCCAAGGCCAACTTCCTCCTGTTGAAAAAGCAAAAGAGGAAGAAGAACCTAAAGAAGAAACCACACTTCCTGATAATGATTCCAAAGAAACTTTAAAGATTTCTGATTCCAAATCCAAAACCAAAACAAAAAAGTTTTAA
- a CDS encoding L-threonylcarbamoyladenylate synthase yields MKTLISSDVRLLANLIQEGKVVIFPTETVYGIGASTRSEEACLRVYEIKGRPKDNPLIAHFPSIEEIEKVCVLGDLGRKLLEKFSPGPLTLILKKKDKSLFPKELDTLAVRIPKNPLVREWIRLTGGPVSAPSANLSGRPSLTKLTDVVRYFEGKVDGILIAEEPSYGIESTVVSLVGEHPALLRPGSIESEELKIFLPDLVFPNPFETSPVLSLANVPLSPGTKYKHYAPTAQVILASTEEFIHSLEKGFDPKETAWIGFSLPKKVSTGNVLPETNEAVTKEGEGRFKEFDNFSLVSTNEEYASKLYAFFEVCDLKKIQTIICEAPKPGHGSEGIRNRLEKASRRK; encoded by the coding sequence ATGAAAACCTTAATCTCTTCGGATGTTCGTTTGCTTGCGAACCTCATCCAGGAGGGAAAGGTTGTGATCTTTCCAACAGAAACGGTTTATGGGATTGGGGCCTCAACCAGATCGGAAGAGGCCTGTCTCCGAGTTTATGAGATCAAAGGTAGACCCAAAGACAATCCCCTTATTGCCCATTTCCCATCGATCGAAGAAATCGAAAAAGTATGTGTGTTAGGTGATTTGGGGCGAAAGTTATTAGAAAAGTTTTCACCGGGTCCTCTCACTCTTATCCTTAAAAAAAAAGATAAATCCTTATTTCCCAAAGAACTAGATACGCTTGCTGTTCGAATTCCTAAAAACCCTTTGGTCCGGGAATGGATTCGGCTGACAGGTGGACCCGTTTCTGCACCTTCGGCCAATTTATCCGGTAGACCCTCGCTAACAAAACTAACTGATGTTGTGCGATACTTTGAGGGAAAGGTGGATGGGATTCTCATAGCAGAAGAACCAAGTTATGGAATTGAGTCCACAGTGGTAAGCCTTGTGGGGGAGCATCCGGCTTTACTTCGGCCAGGTTCCATTGAATCAGAAGAGTTAAAAATTTTTCTTCCTGACCTTGTTTTTCCGAATCCTTTCGAAACTTCCCCCGTCCTCTCTTTGGCCAATGTCCCACTCAGTCCAGGAACCAAATACAAACACTATGCACCAACAGCTCAAGTGATCCTCGCTTCTACGGAAGAATTCATTCATTCATTAGAAAAAGGGTTTGATCCTAAGGAGACTGCTTGGATTGGTTTTTCCTTACCGAAAAAAGTCAGTACAGGAAATGTTTTGCCAGAGACAAACGAAGCCGTCACTAAAGAAGGAGAAGGCAGGTTCAAAGAATTTGACAATTTCTCTCTTGTGTCGACAAACGAAGAATATGCGTCCAAACTTTATGCTTTTTTTGAAGTTTGTGATCTTAAAAAAATTCAAACCATTATCTGCGAAGCTCCCAAACCAGGTCATGGTTCGGAGGGCATAAGGAACCGGCTCGAAAAAGCCTCCCGTAGAAAATAA
- a CDS encoding S49 family peptidase, translated as MFRILFLAIFLPFRLLYLIYLRLSLIFQRGREVFELEFPAIFEDSYKSYFVKKLQGKEETVTRLELLILLKLIQKNDKIKTLDISLPPLEWTLSEFYEIRDQILAIKESGKNVRIFAKEGGVGTLLLLTAATEIFLAPESEFMVLLPSAEPMFFGKFLKTWGIEVQAFASGPYKSFAESFTRGEFSKEAKKNLETLILDLRKVLLTALTNGQKSLESLFYKPMLSADKLMSAGVITGIKTENEFFSEDRKVFSGNYPSLHHAIKEFRFFPKRKAEVVVLPLDGGITGGDYLHKNRENGKIEAFSLIPNLQALADDKKIKAVILEISSPGGSAFYSEQIHQEIMELKKTKIVTAYFKDTVASGGYYIGSAVDHITASPVCITGSIGAVSIRANLQKLYKKFQLNKEAVGFYPFRDIHSEFQPLSKQSIQYLESQIKKTEGLFYRRVSEGRKIPLEDMPKIGMGRVYLPTIENKIVDSLGGLLDAVHEVKERLGGKPIIVTEELPAYNLKNKIPLLGGLMAELKFLESINEVSLLSPVRLGWKNRK; from the coding sequence GTGTTTCGAATTCTTTTTTTAGCTATTTTCCTTCCCTTCCGGCTTCTGTACCTGATTTACCTACGTCTAAGCCTTATTTTTCAACGGGGTCGCGAAGTTTTTGAACTAGAATTCCCTGCTATATTTGAAGATTCTTACAAATCGTATTTTGTCAAAAAATTGCAAGGGAAGGAAGAAACCGTAACAAGACTAGAACTCCTCATCCTCTTAAAACTCATCCAAAAAAATGACAAAATCAAAACCCTCGATATTTCCTTACCGCCACTCGAATGGACACTCTCTGAATTTTATGAAATCAGAGACCAAATTTTAGCAATAAAAGAATCAGGGAAAAACGTTAGAATCTTCGCAAAGGAAGGTGGAGTGGGAACCTTACTTCTACTCACTGCCGCAACAGAAATATTTTTGGCCCCTGAATCCGAATTTATGGTTTTACTTCCAAGCGCCGAACCTATGTTTTTTGGCAAATTTCTAAAAACTTGGGGCATTGAAGTACAAGCGTTTGCCTCTGGCCCATATAAATCCTTTGCCGAAAGTTTCACAAGAGGGGAATTTTCCAAAGAAGCTAAAAAGAATTTAGAAACTTTGATTTTAGATTTAAGGAAAGTTCTACTTACAGCTCTTACCAATGGACAAAAGTCTTTAGAATCTTTGTTTTACAAACCCATGCTTTCTGCCGATAAACTTATGTCAGCTGGAGTCATAACGGGAATTAAAACAGAAAATGAATTTTTCTCTGAAGACAGAAAGGTGTTTTCCGGAAACTATCCTTCTCTCCATCATGCGATCAAAGAATTCCGTTTTTTTCCCAAAAGAAAGGCTGAAGTGGTCGTTCTTCCTTTAGACGGGGGAATTACCGGTGGAGATTACCTACATAAAAATAGAGAAAACGGAAAAATCGAAGCCTTCTCTCTCATCCCGAATTTGCAGGCACTCGCAGATGATAAAAAAATAAAAGCTGTCATTTTAGAAATTTCCTCTCCAGGTGGGTCCGCATTTTACTCCGAACAAATCCACCAAGAGATTATGGAGCTTAAAAAAACAAAAATTGTTACTGCATACTTTAAAGATACTGTCGCAAGTGGTGGGTATTACATTGGTTCGGCGGTGGATCATATCACAGCTTCCCCCGTTTGTATTACAGGTTCCATTGGAGCGGTTAGTATTCGTGCCAACTTACAAAAGTTATACAAAAAATTCCAATTAAATAAAGAAGCAGTAGGATTTTATCCATTTCGAGACATCCATTCCGAATTCCAACCTCTCTCCAAGCAAAGTATTCAGTATTTGGAATCCCAAATCAAAAAGACTGAAGGTTTGTTTTACAGGCGAGTATCTGAAGGCCGAAAGATTCCTTTGGAAGATATGCCAAAGATTGGAATGGGCCGGGTGTATTTACCTACGATAGAAAACAAAATTGTAGATTCCCTTGGGGGACTTTTGGATGCTGTTCACGAAGTAAAAGAACGGTTAGGTGGAAAACCCATCATCGTGACCGAGGAACTCCCTGCTTATAATTTAAAAAATAAAATTCCTCTTCTTGGTGGGCTTATGGCGGAACTAAAATTTTTGGAATCTATAAACGAAGTTTCTCTCCTCAGCCCTGTTCGTCTTGGATGGAAAAACAGAAAATAA